The following nucleotide sequence is from Salvia miltiorrhiza cultivar Shanhuang (shh) chromosome 7, IMPLAD_Smil_shh, whole genome shotgun sequence.
TAGCTCAAGTTAATAGATCGATAAAACCTAATAAAAAATTGTTGGTTAAGATAAAAAGGAATCATAAATCATAGTATTAAAGAAGTCATCAattgtaataaaaaattaatgacaaaATTCTATtttaaccaaataattaaaaaaataagcacCATGTCACCAAGAATATAAATTActgtattaaataattattcaaaaaattatacGGATTTTAGAAGGAAACACACTACCCCAATTTAGGCCTTTTTTAGCTGTTAAGCccacttgtttttgtttttttgtttttttgtttttttttgaagaTGTTAAGCCCACTTTGCCACTCCATTTTCTCCCACCTCTTAGCTTCAATTCGCGCTTTGCTTCTCGCTAAAATCTTCAGAGGTAGGGTTTATGTTTATCTTCTTCTTTGATTTCTTTATTCTTAAATTTTTTTGCCATTCAATTGTTTGCatatttttgattttatcttGCATTTCTTTTGAATGTACTGATTTCAGCATCGAAATCTTTACACCACCGGCAGCTCGTTTATACCCGTATCAATTTGGGAATTGATAGTTTATGCTGAAAATTTGGGAATTGATAGTTTGTGTTATGGATTTGAAGAACTTATGAGAGAGTAGggatttattattttgtttcattttaCAGATATTACTTATATGACCCTCTTAATCCAATCTGACTTCACAAATAATTGAGGATGTTATGCTGTTTTGATcatctaaaatatataaatgtgtGAAGAATATGATGGGATTTGAATGGAGGTCTAAGTAATTAGTTTTGCAGTGCTAAGTCTTCCTTTATGCCAATCATGACTTGCAACTCGAAGAAGATGATAAGAATATCGAAGACATTCGTTTTCTTGATCTAGGCAAGTATGAGAATTTGGCAGAGTAAAAGATATTTAGGTTAAATTTGGGGGATTTGCAGTATCACTCATAAAGCATTGTCATAGTAGATTCTGTAAAGCTgctcatattttttttgttccCATTGCTAGATCTTGGCAGTAGATTCAGTTGATTACTTTCATATCTTATTTAAGGTAAGGTAGTGCCATGATGAgctaattttgaaattatgaatTGCTTCTTCGTCGTTTAGATTCCAAATATTGGGGCATTGGCAATCTAGATAAAAGGGGTCTACCTCTGAATATGGTGACTTGCTATGACAGTTGGGAAAACTATTCTGTTCATATCTCGTTGTCTGAGGATTGTAGGTTTATATCTTCTTGTATTTGTGGTTTCTGTACTCTTTCTCGATCTGATTCAGATAAACAGACATTAGTAGATATTTATTTTCTGCAACTAGAAATCACTGATGCTGATATGAAATATCACAGGATAGGAAGCCATCTGTTGCTCGAACTGGGAAGTGAACGGGGAAAGAAGAAAGTATATCTTTTGTTGGTATAACTATGGTCGAGCCATGGTGGACGCTGCTGGGGGCTGCTGTCGTCCCAGTTATCATTGCTGGTAAAGCTTTGAGAACGAGAGCAAGACATGTTGAGGAGCAAAGATTAAGAAGTGCATGGAGCCGGGAGAAGAGTGGGGATGATATCTTTGTGTGTGAGAGAGTTTGCACATCGAAGAGGATGTTGAAGAAAGTAGGAGCCTTCGCCAAGGATCCCATCCCGGATACTTGCATTACAGTATGCGGTGTTTCTGAGCTCGATGCTTGTGCTGATGCCTGTGCTCGAACTGTGTGTGTCAACCAACATCAAGTACCCAACTGGAACGACATCTGCCTCCGGAGATGCCAGAGTGAGTGCCTCAAATTATCCGATTCTCGCATTCCACGTTGAATCATTCGATGATTGTGTTATCTGATTTAACTCCTCAGCAGTTATGTTCTTGCTGCTATCTTTGTTGGATGTATTACCAGCAAGCTATTTATTGATCATGTTTTTTAGCCTTTGTTAAGATATAAAAGAATTGGCCAATTTCTATGTTATATAAGAAGCCAAGGTTCTGATTAGAAGATGTGCACTTTGCTTTTTACTATTTCAGTAATTGCAAAATTTTGGTCGCCAAAAATGGGAAAGAAATACCAATacttttttgggttaattgcatataactGATTTTGCATATTTACCCATTTTTCGGCTAAACTTTGAGCCTGAAACGATATTGTTTTCATCCAACTATACAATACGGCgttaattctattttttcacACGATCATATTTATATCACCTAAGTATATGCATGTCAAGCGAGTATAAAATGGgaattatttttactaataatAAGAGTGAAATGTCACATTTGGTTTATTTAATAGAAGGAAGAATCTTTGATTAAATGATTTGGACATGATGAGATACATACGAACTTCTCAATGTtggtaaaaattatataatctacaATATAAGTATATGTACAAGTTTTAAACAAAAATCTAGAATTGAGTAATAACCATTActaataataaaagtgaaatgtCACATTTGATCTTTTTAATAGAAGGAAGAATCTTTGATTAAATGATTTGGACATGATGAGATACATACAAATTGTTCAATTGCTCAATGTTggtaaaaataatataatctcCCAATAATAAGAAGAATTTGATACAATGAAAATGTATC
It contains:
- the LOC130991318 gene encoding uncharacterized protein At5g64816-like, with translation MVEPWWTLLGAAVVPVIIAGKALRTRARHVEEQRLRSAWSREKSGDDIFVCERVCTSKRMLKKVGAFAKDPIPDTCITVCGVSELDACADACARTVCVNQHQVPNWNDICLRRCQSECLKLSDSRIPR